TTCTTTCGTAAAACCTCCACATAAAACATGCGGAACCGTATCAACGTTATATTTGTGTTTTATAGCCGCACAAATACCAACGGTTCCCGGACGCATTCTAGTCGTTTTTCTATCTAACAGTCCATCTTTATCAATATAAATATATTCTTCTCTAGACGTTGTAACATCTATAAAGGGAGGTTTAAACTCCATCAAAGGATCTATATTATTATATAATTCTTGAATATTTTTACCCTTTTGTGGTGGAATAATTTCAAAAGAAAATAATGTTTTCCCTTTTGCTTGTGCTATGTGTTCTGTTATTTTCATTTTTTTAGTAATTCATTTACGGCTTCAAAAGTGCCATCATATTCCCAATAAATCCATCGACCATCTATATAATCGGTTAATATATATTTTTCACTTACCGATTTAATTCTTGAAAGTGCAACCAATTTTCTTGAAAATCCTTCAACAATAACCTGCTCAGTTACCTCTTTATTTTCTTTGTCGTAACCATGTACAACGATATGACTTCCTAACTTTAATTCAATAAATTTCATTATATTTAATCTTCTGCTAAATTAGGATTCAACCATTTTCTAGCTTCATCAAGTGGTATATTTCTACGTTTTGCATAGCTCACCAATTGATCTTCTTTTATTTTTCCTAGACCAAAATACTTAGCATCTTCATTACCAAAATAATAACCAGATACACTTGACGCTGGCCACATAGCAAGACTGTCTGTGAGTTGCATTCCAATATTTTCCTCAACATTTAAAAGCTCCCAAATGGTTCTTTTTTCAAGATGATCTGGGCATGCAGGATAGCCTGGTGCCGGACGAATACCTTTGTAACTTTCTTTTATCATCTCTTCGTTAGATAAATGCTCATTAGCATCATATCCCCAATAGTCAGTTCTAACTTTTTCGTGTACATATTCTGCAAAAGCTTCTGCTAGCCTATCCGCTAATGCCTTTACCATAATGGCATTATAATCATCTAAATTATCTTGAAACTCCTGAACAATCTCATCCGTTCCAAAACCTGTTGTAACCGCAAAACATCCCATATAATCTTGTTTCCCACTCTCTTTTGGGGCTATAAAATCAGCTAACGCGTAACTAGGAATCCCTTCACGTCTTTTAAGCTGTTGCCTTAACGTAATAAAGGTGTTTACAGCTTTCCCATTTTCATCATAAATTTCAATGTCATCGTCATTTATTGCACTTGCAGGAAACAACCCAAAAATAGCTTTACCAGCTAATAATTTTTCATCAAAAATACGTTGTAATAAAATCTGTGCTTCTTTATAAATTACCGTGGCTTGCTCACCCACAACAGCATCCGTTAATATATCAGGAAATTTTCCATGAAGTTCCCAACTTCTAAAAAAGGGACTCCAATCTATATAATCCTTCAAAAGACTTAAATCAAAATCTTCAATAATTGTAACACCTAATTTTTTCGGGGTTGTAATTGTTGTATGTTTCCAGTCTATTTTATACTTCCGCTCTCTTGCAACTTCTAAGGTGGTGTATTCTTTAGCTTTCTTACGACTTAAAAAATTATCTCTAAATTTATCGTACTCATCTCTGATTTGTTTTTTAAACGCCTCATTATTCTTGTCTAACAGGTTACCAACAACGGTTACTGCCCTTGACGCATCATTAATATGCACTACTGTATTATTATACTTTGGTGAAATCTTAACAACCGTATGAGCCTTTGAAGTTGTTGCACCTCCTATCAATAGAGGAATGGTCATCCCGCTCTTTTCCATTTCTTCTGCCAAAAACGTCATCTCGTCTAAAGATGGTGTAATTAGACCACTTAAACCGATAGCATCTACCTTATGTTTTATAGCTTCAGCAATAATTTTTTCTGGCGGCACCATAACACCTAAGTCAACAATATCATAATTGTTACACGCTAAAACAACAGCAACAATATTTTTACCAATATCATGTACATCGCCTTTTACAGTGGCCATTAAAATTTTCCCTATCCCTTCTTTTGGAGCTTTAGGATCTTTTGCGGCTTCAATAAATGGCTGTAAATAAGCTACTGCCTTTTTCATTACTCTTGCTGATTTTACCACTTGCGGTAAAAACATTTTTCCACTGCCAAAAAGATCACCGACCACATTCATTCCGGTCATTAAATTAATTTCAATAACCTCTATCGGTCTTGCAGCAGTTAGTCTCGCTTCTTCTACATCTTCTATGATAAAAGCATCAATTCCTTTAACCAATGCATGTGTAATTCTATCTTGCAACGGGTCATTTCTCCATAGATTTTTCGTAACATCATCTACCTTATCTTTTCCAACTACGGTTTCTGCAAATTCTAATAATCGTTCTGTAGCATCGTCTCGTTTATCAAATAACACATCTTCAACACGCTCTAATAAATCCTTAGGAATATCGTCATAAACCTCTAACATTGTTGGATTTACAATACCCATCGTCATTCCATGTTGAATAGCATGGTACAAAAAGGCAGCATTAATAGCTTCTCTTACGGGATTGTTTCCTCTAAACGAAAAAGAGACATTACTTACACCACCACTTACATTTGCATGTGGTAGGTTTTCACGAATCCACTTTGTAGCTTTAAAAAAATCAAGTGCATTTAATCTGTGCTCTTCTAATCCCGTGGCAACTGGAAAAATATTTGGATCGAAAATAATATCTTGAGCTGGAAATCCAACTTTGTCAACCAAAACATCATAAGAACGTTTACAAATTTCAATTCGTCGTTCGTAAGTATCCGCTTGTCCATCTTCATCAAATGCCATTACTATTACCGCCGCACCATATCGTTTTACCAATTTTGCATGATGAATAAATTGCTCTTCACCCTCTTTTAAACTAATAGAATTTACAACGCCTTTACCCTGTACTACTTTTAGTCCGGCTTCTATAATGTGCCACTTTGAGCTATCAATCATTACGGGAACTCTAGCAATATCCGGCTCTGAAGCAATAAGATGTAAAAATTTTACCATTGCCTGTTCACCATCTAACATGCCCTCATCCATGTTTACATCGATAATTTGAGCACCACCTTCTACTTGATCTCTAGCCACACTTAAGGCTTCATCAAATTTTTCTTCTTTAATTAACCTCAAAAATTTACGAGAACCTGTAACATTAGTTCGTTCACCAACATTTACAAAGTTACTTTCTGGCGTAAGAATTAAGGGTTCTAAACCAGATAAGGTTAAATATTTATTTTCGTCTTTCATTTATTTATAATGTTCTACAATTGGAAAAGGCTCATAATAATGATGTAATAATGCTTTCCAATCTTGATACTCTGGTGATTTTCTAAAGCCAACTTCGTGATCTTCTATAGTATTCCAGTTTACTAATAATATATATTTATCTTCTTGCTCAACACATTTTTTAAGCTGATGAGAAACATATCCATTTTTAGATGCTATTATTTTTTGAGCTTCGTTAAAACTAATCTCAAAATCTTTAGACAATCCTTTTTTAATATGTAAAATAGCCACTTCTAAAATCATAAGGTTTGTTCTAAAACGCTCCTTGGTTTATATTTCTTTGCAACTTCTGCAATGGCTTTAATATGTTCAGGGTTTGTACCACAGCATCCTCCAATAATATTGATCAAATTATCTTTAAGGTAACTTTCAATTAAGGCCTGCATTTCTTCAGGAGTTTCGTCATATTCACCGAATGCATTTGGTAAACCTGCATTTGGATGAGCGGAGGTAAGAAAAGAGGTTGTTCTAGATAACCTTTGCATATAAGGTTTTAACTGATCTGCTCCTAAAGCACAATTAAATCCAACACTTAGGATTGGAATATGAGAAATTGAAATTAAAAAAGCTTCAACAGTTTGACCTGACAACGTTCTCCCAGAAGCATCAGTAATTGTGCCAGATACCATAATTGGAATGTCTATGTTCTTCTCTTCTTTAACTTGTTCAATTGCAAATAAAGCCGCTTTAGCATTTAAGGTATCAAACACGGTTTCTACTAGCAACAAATCTACACCACCATCAATTAAAGCCTCTACTTGTTGTTTATAAGCAATACGCAACTCATCAAAAGTCACTGCTCTGAACGAAGGGTCATTAACGTCTGGCGACATACTTGCCGTACGGTTAGTAGGCCCAATTGATCCCGCCACAAACCTTGGTTTATTTGGTTCTTTTTCTGTATACGCATCAGCAACTTCTTTCGCCAATTTCGCAGATTCAAAATTCAGTTCATATACAATATCTTGTAAATCATAATCCGCCATAGCGATTGTGGTACCTGAAAATGTATTGGTCTCAATAATATCTGCCCCAACATCAAAATACTTGGCATGAATATCTTTAATTGCCTGTGGTTGGGTAATTGACAACAAGTCATTGTTCCCTTTTAAGGGTAAGTGAAAATCTTTAAAGCGTTCTCCTCTAAAGTCTTCTTCTGAAAATTTATATTGCTGTAACATGGTACCCATGGCACCATCTAATACTAAAATTCTTTTTTCTAATTCTTGTCGAATATTTTTCATCTGCATTTTTTTTATATCAGTTCATGGTTTATCCTTCCTTTTTAGGATAATTATAATATATGTGTTCGCAAGAATCGTGGAGTTTGAAAATCTCGTAGTTATCTAGCCTAAATTTTTAGTTTGACACTAAAAACCCTAAAACAACTATGGTTCTAGGAAGAGTAGAATGTAGCACCTTCTTTATTCTGAGAAATCAGAAAAAGGGTTGCTAAGGTTTCATAGGGTCTAATCCCTCCACCTTTCTTGATAACATATATTAAAGAACTAATACTTAGGCACAAAATAAAGCAATAAATAACTTAAAACCAATTTTATTGAAACAAATCTGAAGACAAATATCGGTCACCTATATCGCATATTATAGCAACGATCACTCCTTTTTCAATAGTCTCTGCAATTTTTAAGGCAGCACTAACTGAACCTCCGCTACTCATGCCAGCAAAGACACCTTCTTCTTTTGCCAATCTATTTGCTACATTTCTAGCGTCATTTTCGCTAACCTCTACTATGGTATCTACTTTTGATTTGTTAAAGATTTCAGGTAAGTATTCTTCTGGCCATTTTCTGATACCGGGAATTTTTGCTCCATCTGCGGGTTGAGCACCCACTATTTCTATGGCTGCATTTTGTTCTTTCAAATAGGTAGAAACCCCCATAATAGTTCCAGTTGTACCCATTGCAGAAACAAAATGTGTGATTTCTCCTTCTGTATCTTTCCAGATTTCCGGACCTGTAGTTTTGTAATGAGCTTTCCAATTATCGTCATTTGAAAACTGATTAAGCATAAAGTATCCTTTCTCTTTTTCTAGTTGAAGGGATAAATCACGAGCTCCTTCAATACCATTATCTGCTGGTGTTAAAATTAATTCTGCACCATACGCCCTCATGGTTTTAATTCGTTCTTCTGTTGAATTTTCGGGCATAACCAATACCATATTTAATCCCAAAAGCCTTGCAATAAAAGCTAAAGCAATCCCCGTATTTCCACTAGTAGCTTCCACCAACGTATCTCCTTTACTAATGTCACCACGTTTTAATGCTTCGTTAACCATATTAAAAGCCGCACGATCTTTAACACTACCTCCAGGGTTTTTCCCTTCCAATTTTAAGAATAGACGTACCTTTTTATTTGAAGTAATATTTTTTGCTTCAACCAATGGTGTATTACCAATAATATCAATTATAGATTTACTTTGAATCATTATCTCTTGTTCTTATTTTAAATTCTTTTTGATAGGTTAAAATTGAGTTTTCAGGTACAGATTCGGTAAGGCATACATTTGCACCTATAATACTATTAGCTCCTACAACAACATCACCTCCTAAAATAGTGGCATTGGCATAAATAATAACATTATCTTCAATAGTAGGATGTCTTTTCGTTCTCGCCAAACTCTTTTTTACTTGAATTCCACCCAGCGTAACACCTTGATATATTTTTACATTATTTTTTATAACTGATGATTCACCAATTACAATTCCAGTGGCGTGGTCTATAAAAAAGGAATCACCAATAGTGGCACCAGGATGGATATCTACTCCCGTTAACCCATGCCCATATTCACTCATCATTCTTGGTAAAATGGGGACTTTTAATTTATAAAGCTCATGACTTAATCTATAAATGGCAGTAGCATGAAAACCTGGATATGCTAAATACACTTCTTCTAAACTTTCTGCCGCAGGGTCATTTTCTTCTATAGTCTTGGCATCTAAGTTCAATTTGTATTGAATGGTTTCAAACTTCGATTGAAATTCTTCCCAAAGTTGCGGATTACCAATCACATTTAGTTTATCTGTAATTTTTAAAAATGTACTTTTTAAAAATTCATAATTTTCAGCCTTAAAAACGCTATCAAACAAACTATAAAAAAGTTTTTTGGTAAATACTTCTACAGTATCTTTTAGACAGATATTGTAATTTCTAAGTTGTGGCTTTTCCTGAGAATGTAATTGCATAAATTAAAAACAGATTAAAGTGTTTGACTATAAAATTATTTAATGCAAAGGTATTAAGTTTAAGCATTTACAACACCACCTCTTTAAAGGTTTTATAAAATAATCTTAACTTAAGATTCTGGTGCCAATTCAATTTCTAAACCATGTAACTCTTCTGTTATGGGTATTTGACAACCAAGTCTACTATTTTCTTTCACATAGAACGCTTCAGACAGCATTGCCTCCTCTTCGTCTTGCATTTCTAACAAACTATGATCAGATAAAATATAGCATTGACATGATGCACACATAGCCATACCACCACAGGTTCCCTCTACAGGAAGTTCGTATGATTTACAAACTTCCATTAAATTCATTGCCATATCAGTCGGTGCAAGTACCTCATGAATTACACCTTCTCTGTCTTTTATTTTTATTTTTACATCAACCACCGCTATACTATTGCTTTAACTACTGCTTTTGGTGACTCTTTTCGGCTACCATCAAAACCATTAATACCACTAACTGTAGTGTATTTCATTACATATTTTTTACCAGGATTTAAAATTTTATATGCTGATTGACACATTAAAGTTGCCTCATGAAATCCACATAAAATTAACTTTAATTTACCTGGATAGGTATTTACATCACCAATAGCAAAAACACCAGGAATATTTGTTTGGTAATCAAAAGTGTCGACTTTTATAGCATTTTTTTCAATGTCTAATCCCCAATTGCCAATTGGCCCTAACTTAGGTGATAATCCAAAAAGTGGAATAAAATGGTCTGTTTCAATACGTTCTTCTTGACCATCTTTTAACACTGATAC
The nucleotide sequence above comes from Aureibaculum algae. Encoded proteins:
- the metH gene encoding methionine synthase, with the protein product MKDENKYLTLSGLEPLILTPESNFVNVGERTNVTGSRKFLRLIKEEKFDEALSVARDQVEGGAQIIDVNMDEGMLDGEQAMVKFLHLIASEPDIARVPVMIDSSKWHIIEAGLKVVQGKGVVNSISLKEGEEQFIHHAKLVKRYGAAVIVMAFDEDGQADTYERRIEICKRSYDVLVDKVGFPAQDIIFDPNIFPVATGLEEHRLNALDFFKATKWIRENLPHANVSGGVSNVSFSFRGNNPVREAINAAFLYHAIQHGMTMGIVNPTMLEVYDDIPKDLLERVEDVLFDKRDDATERLLEFAETVVGKDKVDDVTKNLWRNDPLQDRITHALVKGIDAFIIEDVEEARLTAARPIEVIEINLMTGMNVVGDLFGSGKMFLPQVVKSARVMKKAVAYLQPFIEAAKDPKAPKEGIGKILMATVKGDVHDIGKNIVAVVLACNNYDIVDLGVMVPPEKIIAEAIKHKVDAIGLSGLITPSLDEMTFLAEEMEKSGMTIPLLIGGATTSKAHTVVKISPKYNNTVVHINDASRAVTVVGNLLDKNNEAFKKQIRDEYDKFRDNFLSRKKAKEYTTLEVARERKYKIDWKHTTITTPKKLGVTIIEDFDLSLLKDYIDWSPFFRSWELHGKFPDILTDAVVGEQATVIYKEAQILLQRIFDEKLLAGKAIFGLFPASAINDDDIEIYDENGKAVNTFITLRQQLKRREGIPSYALADFIAPKESGKQDYMGCFAVTTGFGTDEIVQEFQDNLDDYNAIMVKALADRLAEAFAEYVHEKVRTDYWGYDANEHLSNEEMIKESYKGIRPAPGYPACPDHLEKRTIWELLNVEENIGMQLTDSLAMWPASSVSGYYFGNEDAKYFGLGKIKEDQLVSYAKRRNIPLDEARKWLNPNLAED
- a CDS encoding antibiotic biosynthesis monooxygenase family protein, with the protein product MILEVAILHIKKGLSKDFEISFNEAQKIIASKNGYVSHQLKKCVEQEDKYILLVNWNTIEDHEVGFRKSPEYQDWKALLHHYYEPFPIVEHYK
- a CDS encoding homocysteine S-methyltransferase family protein, producing the protein MKNIRQELEKRILVLDGAMGTMLQQYKFSEEDFRGERFKDFHLPLKGNNDLLSITQPQAIKDIHAKYFDVGADIIETNTFSGTTIAMADYDLQDIVYELNFESAKLAKEVADAYTEKEPNKPRFVAGSIGPTNRTASMSPDVNDPSFRAVTFDELRIAYKQQVEALIDGGVDLLLVETVFDTLNAKAALFAIEQVKEEKNIDIPIMVSGTITDASGRTLSGQTVEAFLISISHIPILSVGFNCALGADQLKPYMQRLSRTTSFLTSAHPNAGLPNAFGEYDETPEEMQALIESYLKDNLINIIGGCCGTNPEHIKAIAEVAKKYKPRSVLEQTL
- the cysM gene encoding cysteine synthase CysM → MIQSKSIIDIIGNTPLVEAKNITSNKKVRLFLKLEGKNPGGSVKDRAAFNMVNEALKRGDISKGDTLVEATSGNTGIALAFIARLLGLNMVLVMPENSTEERIKTMRAYGAELILTPADNGIEGARDLSLQLEKEKGYFMLNQFSNDDNWKAHYKTTGPEIWKDTEGEITHFVSAMGTTGTIMGVSTYLKEQNAAIEIVGAQPADGAKIPGIRKWPEEYLPEIFNKSKVDTIVEVSENDARNVANRLAKEEGVFAGMSSGGSVSAALKIAETIEKGVIVAIICDIGDRYLSSDLFQ
- the epsC gene encoding serine O-acetyltransferase EpsC; its protein translation is MQLHSQEKPQLRNYNICLKDTVEVFTKKLFYSLFDSVFKAENYEFLKSTFLKITDKLNVIGNPQLWEEFQSKFETIQYKLNLDAKTIEENDPAAESLEEVYLAYPGFHATAIYRLSHELYKLKVPILPRMMSEYGHGLTGVDIHPGATIGDSFFIDHATGIVIGESSVIKNNVKIYQGVTLGGIQVKKSLARTKRHPTIEDNVIIYANATILGGDVVVGANSIIGANVCLTESVPENSILTYQKEFKIRTRDNDSK
- a CDS encoding 2Fe-2S iron-sulfur cluster-binding protein, whose amino-acid sequence is MVDVKIKIKDREGVIHEVLAPTDMAMNLMEVCKSYELPVEGTCGGMAMCASCQCYILSDHSLLEMQDEEEAMLSEAFYVKENSRLGCQIPITEELHGLEIELAPES